In Thermocrinis minervae, a single genomic region encodes these proteins:
- a CDS encoding MraY family glycosyltransferase — MPYLILAFFVSFLLSLFFIRLNLAHDPTYGVQKFHKRPTPRLGGLAIMASLILVTFSFYWVRKDFSREYFLAVLSSLPVFTAGFVEDITRKVGPKVRLLAGFLSGAALVLLLKAWVSRVDVAPFDYLLSIYPVAFLFTAFAVSGLCHAFNIIDGFNGLASGVAMMNFLAYSYVSFLHNDYFLLYLSLSAFSATLGFFLWNYPFGLIFLGDSGAYLLGFLNGLIGILLTHRYADVSPWFVMLLLIYPVWETLFSIYRRKFLRGSGAMHPDTLHLHSLLYKRLSRSLLGTDADSLLLNSQTSPFIWSLHLLCVVPALFFWNRTPILILFVLLFIVLYTWLYFRIVRFKTPFVRR, encoded by the coding sequence ATGCCTTACTTAATACTTGCATTCTTTGTTAGCTTTTTACTTTCCCTCTTCTTTATTAGGCTCAACTTGGCTCACGACCCAACCTATGGGGTTCAGAAGTTCCACAAAAGGCCTACTCCAAGGCTTGGGGGTCTTGCTATCATGGCCTCCCTAATCCTTGTGACTTTTTCCTTTTACTGGGTTAGAAAGGACTTTTCAAGGGAGTACTTTCTGGCTGTCTTGTCCTCTCTTCCTGTTTTTACTGCTGGTTTTGTGGAAGATATCACAAGGAAAGTTGGACCAAAGGTTAGGCTGTTGGCTGGCTTTTTGTCTGGTGCTGCTCTGGTACTTCTACTAAAAGCTTGGGTGAGTAGGGTTGATGTTGCTCCCTTCGACTACCTTCTTAGCATCTATCCTGTTGCCTTTTTGTTTACGGCATTTGCTGTGTCTGGTCTTTGTCATGCTTTTAACATCATAGACGGTTTTAACGGTCTTGCTAGCGGTGTTGCTATGATGAACTTCCTTGCTTACTCTTATGTGTCTTTTCTGCATAATGACTACTTTCTTTTGTACCTTAGCCTTTCTGCTTTTTCTGCAACCCTTGGTTTCTTCCTCTGGAACTATCCCTTTGGTCTTATCTTTCTCGGAGACTCGGGCGCTTACCTGCTTGGTTTTCTGAACGGTCTTATTGGGATCCTGCTGACCCACAGGTATGCCGATGTATCTCCATGGTTTGTGATGCTTCTTCTCATCTACCCTGTATGGGAAACTCTGTTTTCTATATACAGGAGGAAATTTTTAAGAGGTTCTGGAGCTATGCATCCAGACACTCTACATCTTCATAGCTTGCTCTACAAAAGGCTCAGCAGGTCACTTTTGGGTACGGACGCCGACAGCCTTCTTTTAAACTCCCAGACTTCTCCCTTTATATGGTCTTTACACCTTCTGTGCGTGGTGCCTGCCCTCTTTTTCTGGAACAGAACACCTATCCTCATCCTTTTTGTTCTCCTCTTCATAGTCCTATACACGTGGCTATACTTTAGAATAGTCAGGTTTAAAACTCCCTTTGTGAGAAGATGA
- the nadC gene encoding carboxylating nicotinate-nucleotide diphosphorylase — translation MMEPFIDKRLLEFLEEDIGHGDVTTLGVFRGERVRAQIKAKEEGVVAGLLFAKRVFELLGEAHITLMVQEGDWVVKGDVLMEIDAAGDVVLSGERTALNLLQRLSGIATMTREFVKRLEGTKVRLLDTRKTTPGLRFFEKYAVRVGGGNNHRFALYDMVLIKDNHKRLAGSIREAVRRVRERIGPSYKVEVEVESLEELEEALFCGVDMVLLDNFSPQMVEEAVNLIKGRLLVEVSGNITLENIREYAIEGVDFISVGAITHSARWIDLSLKVL, via the coding sequence ATGATGGAGCCTTTTATAGATAAAAGACTGCTTGAGTTTTTGGAAGAAGACATAGGACACGGTGATGTAACTACCCTGGGTGTATTTAGGGGAGAAAGGGTAAGAGCCCAGATAAAGGCGAAGGAAGAGGGTGTGGTGGCTGGGCTTTTGTTTGCCAAAAGGGTCTTTGAGCTCTTGGGTGAGGCACATATAACCCTTATGGTTCAAGAGGGTGACTGGGTAGTTAAAGGGGACGTGCTCATGGAGATAGATGCGGCTGGTGATGTTGTTCTGTCTGGGGAGAGGACTGCTCTTAACCTGCTTCAACGTTTGAGTGGTATAGCTACTATGACGAGGGAGTTTGTAAAGAGGCTTGAGGGGACCAAGGTGAGGCTGTTGGACACGAGGAAAACTACTCCAGGGCTTAGGTTTTTTGAAAAGTACGCCGTTAGGGTGGGTGGTGGAAACAACCACCGTTTTGCCCTCTACGATATGGTCCTTATAAAGGACAATCACAAGAGGTTGGCAGGTTCCATAAGGGAGGCTGTACGTCGGGTAAGGGAGAGGATAGGACCTTCTTACAAGGTAGAGGTGGAAGTGGAAAGCCTTGAGGAGCTGGAGGAAGCCCTTTTCTGTGGTGTGGACATGGTCCTTTTGGACAACTTCAGCCCCCAGATGGTAGAAGAGGCGGTCAACCTAATAAAGGGTAGGCTGCTCGTGGAAGTTTCTGGAAACATAACTTTAGAGAACATAAGAGAGTATGCCATAGAGGGTGTAGACTTTATATCAGTGGGTGCCATAACCCACTCGGCCAGGTGGATAGACTTAAGCCTTAAGGTTCTATAA
- a CDS encoding MlaD family protein: MKLTNEVKVGVFVVVVALGFAFLILTFGEVPFLKPSGRVYKVIFDEVGGLSKGAEVRVAGIRSGKVKDIRLKDGKVEVVFELDKDITLYKDATAQIGTLGLMGDKYLSITPGTPSAGTLEEGGYIKNTLGYADTDRLVKEMTNASEAIKLLAQNFQLILTENREDIRAIAQNLAVLTDNLNRITMENRENLRQAIANLNILLASLNRTLPTAIESVERLSENLNAIATENRQDIKVAISNLRALSQDLKETLPELSRNLNDLSRNLNLIATENRENIKETTQNIAQLTKRLDYIAQKLERGEGTLGKLITDDELYRNIASATRTFSKAGEVADKTNLYVGFRGELYKAGDTKGILTLKLQPDERKYYLLEIVGNSRGRVYKEEILPNQYVVKKEFKPQITLQYAVLFPVFGDKKLVVRAGLKESTGGVGLDFVYSNRVTFFSDLWNSGRKDRPQDKDLKPSLQVGVEYKVKGPVYVRVGGDDLLNSKLRGAFGGVGLLFTDNDLKYLLGGLRLPGF, encoded by the coding sequence ATGAAACTTACTAACGAGGTAAAGGTTGGTGTATTTGTCGTTGTTGTAGCTCTTGGCTTTGCTTTTTTGATCCTTACCTTCGGTGAAGTTCCATTCCTTAAACCCTCCGGTAGAGTCTACAAGGTGATCTTTGATGAAGTGGGTGGCCTATCAAAGGGTGCTGAGGTAAGGGTGGCCGGCATAAGAAGCGGAAAGGTGAAGGACATAAGACTCAAGGATGGGAAGGTGGAGGTGGTCTTTGAACTGGATAAGGACATAACCCTTTACAAAGACGCCACAGCACAGATAGGAACCTTGGGACTCATGGGTGATAAGTACCTTTCCATAACCCCTGGCACTCCTTCAGCTGGTACTTTGGAAGAGGGTGGCTACATAAAGAACACCTTAGGTTACGCAGACACCGACAGGCTCGTGAAGGAGATGACCAACGCATCCGAGGCTATAAAGCTACTGGCACAAAACTTTCAACTCATTCTTACAGAGAACAGAGAGGACATAAGGGCCATAGCCCAGAACCTAGCAGTGCTTACAGATAACCTAAACAGGATAACCATGGAAAACAGAGAAAACCTAAGGCAAGCTATAGCCAATTTAAACATCCTGCTTGCTTCTCTAAACAGGACACTGCCTACGGCCATAGAGTCTGTTGAAAGACTCTCCGAAAACTTGAACGCCATAGCTACCGAGAACAGGCAGGACATAAAAGTAGCCATATCTAACCTACGAGCTTTATCCCAGGATTTAAAAGAAACACTTCCAGAGCTATCACGTAACCTAAATGACCTTTCCAGGAACTTAAACCTTATAGCTACAGAAAACAGGGAAAACATAAAAGAAACTACCCAGAATATAGCCCAGCTTACCAAAAGGCTTGATTACATAGCCCAGAAGCTGGAGAGAGGAGAAGGTACGTTGGGTAAGCTGATAACGGACGATGAGCTCTACAGAAACATAGCCAGTGCCACAAGGACCTTCTCAAAAGCCGGAGAGGTAGCCGACAAGACAAACTTGTACGTAGGTTTTAGGGGTGAGCTCTACAAGGCTGGAGACACAAAGGGTATACTAACCCTCAAACTTCAACCCGACGAAAGAAAGTACTACCTTCTGGAGATAGTAGGCAATTCTAGGGGAAGAGTTTACAAGGAGGAGATCCTTCCCAATCAGTACGTAGTCAAGAAGGAGTTCAAGCCTCAGATCACCCTTCAGTACGCAGTTCTCTTCCCTGTGTTTGGAGACAAAAAGCTAGTTGTGAGGGCAGGTCTAAAGGAATCCACAGGTGGAGTTGGTCTAGACTTTGTATACAGTAACAGGGTTACGTTCTTCTCGGACCTGTGGAACTCTGGCAGAAAGGACAGGCCTCAGGATAAGGACCTAAAACCAAGCTTACAGGTGGGTGTGGAGTACAAAGTAAAGGGGCCTGTCTACGTAAGAGTGGGTGGGGATGATCTTCTTAACTCTAAGCTTAGAGGAGCCTTTGGTGGTGTTGGACTTCTCTTCACGGACAACGACCTTAAGTACCTCTTAGGAGGGCTAAGGCTTCCTGGCTTTTAG
- a CDS encoding DUF429 domain-containing protein, protein MGVDLAGSEKRNTGVAFFQKGIVKTFVVKSDGELMEICRGFRLIFVDAPLSIPKGRKNIDDRGEHFRECDRELRRRGIKFFPVTLGPMRQLTKRAINLKGLWESEGKRVYETYPGAFYDLMGVPRKDKQAILSFYRSFLKLEEKAYTQDELDAVACLVVGLLFNLGLHEVIGGEDGTIVLPKSQEALALLRGT, encoded by the coding sequence GTGGGGGTGGACTTGGCCGGAAGTGAGAAAAGAAACACGGGCGTGGCCTTCTTTCAAAAGGGCATAGTAAAGACATTTGTGGTAAAGTCGGACGGTGAGCTTATGGAGATCTGCAGAGGCTTTAGGCTTATCTTTGTAGATGCTCCCCTCTCCATACCCAAGGGAAGGAAGAACATAGATGATAGAGGAGAACACTTTAGAGAATGTGACAGAGAGCTAAGAAGAAGGGGAATCAAGTTCTTTCCTGTGACCCTTGGACCTATGAGACAGCTCACCAAAAGGGCCATAAACCTAAAGGGACTGTGGGAGTCTGAGGGAAAGAGGGTTTATGAAACTTATCCAGGGGCCTTCTATGATCTTATGGGTGTGCCAAGGAAGGACAAACAGGCGATACTCAGCTTCTACAGAAGCTTCCTAAAGCTTGAAGAGAAAGCATACACGCAGGACGAGCTTGATGCTGTAGCTTGTCTGGTGGTCGGGCTTTTGTTTAACTTGGGTCTACACGAGGTCATAGGTGGTGAGGACGGAACCATAGTCCTGCCTAAAAGCCAGGAAGCCTTAGCCCTCCTAAGAGGTACTTAA
- the flgA gene encoding flagellar basal body P-ring formation chaperone FlgA: protein MLWTILLLLLNLCYASLEEDIKRRIEDTFGKDRVKVLRVKFDRKPEDSKPCDFVFDMEYGKFKSLVYLYCKGEKYTAYVDLLWAYPVFIAKDDIPKGTRLSPEMFVKELRYSKVIPSDLLISEEDINSMLTSTNILKGTVLRRSLTRSVPVVLRDQEVLAIYREGNLLLEFKAKALENGEVGKIIRIRHGEKILRAKVVGKGKVEVF from the coding sequence ATGCTGTGGACAATACTCCTGCTTCTCCTTAACCTATGCTATGCATCTCTTGAAGAAGACATAAAGAGGAGGATAGAGGATACCTTCGGAAAGGATAGGGTAAAGGTTTTAAGGGTAAAGTTTGACAGAAAACCCGAGGATTCAAAGCCCTGTGACTTTGTTTTTGATATGGAGTATGGGAAGTTTAAAAGCCTGGTATACCTCTACTGCAAAGGAGAAAAGTACACGGCTTATGTAGATCTTCTTTGGGCTTACCCTGTGTTTATAGCCAAGGATGACATACCAAAAGGAACGCGTCTGAGCCCTGAAATGTTCGTAAAAGAGCTAAGGTACTCCAAGGTGATACCTTCTGACCTTCTCATAAGCGAGGAGGACATAAACAGCATGCTTACATCTACCAACATACTAAAGGGGACAGTGCTCAGAAGATCTTTGACGAGAAGTGTACCCGTAGTCCTTAGGGATCAGGAGGTATTGGCCATCTACAGGGAGGGTAACCTTTTGCTTGAGTTCAAGGCTAAGGCTTTGGAAAATGGAGAGGTAGGCAAGATAATACGCATAAGGCATGGAGAGAAGATCTTGAGGGCGAAGGTGGTGGGTAAAGGGAAGGTGGAAGTGTTTTGA
- a CDS encoding succinate dehydrogenase/fumarate reductase iron-sulfur subunit, producing MFLKLKVRRQLGQDVWYQTFEVPYQEGMTFLSAFWWIKENIDNSFTFRHFCRAGICGTCTVQINGFPKLACKEQVLPYVLLGEPVVVEPLKNFEVIRDLVVDNEKVIRKMKELKLWISSDSSDVRIEAQISQKIESAADCILCCACQSYCPQVLESVYAGPLFFAKIYRFIEDPREKEKELRLNQAVQMGHLYHCLSCNKCNNVCPKEVEPATLIRRLMLYAVDNTPASP from the coding sequence ATGTTTTTAAAGCTTAAGGTAAGGAGACAATTGGGGCAGGATGTATGGTATCAGACCTTTGAGGTTCCCTATCAGGAGGGCATGACCTTTCTTTCGGCCTTCTGGTGGATAAAGGAGAACATAGACAATAGCTTTACCTTCAGACACTTCTGCAGGGCTGGTATATGCGGCACTTGCACCGTTCAGATAAATGGCTTTCCTAAGCTTGCATGCAAAGAGCAAGTACTACCTTACGTACTTCTGGGAGAACCCGTGGTAGTTGAACCTCTCAAAAACTTTGAAGTGATAAGGGACCTGGTGGTAGACAACGAAAAGGTTATAAGGAAGATGAAGGAGCTCAAGCTTTGGATAAGCAGTGACTCTTCTGATGTAAGAATAGAAGCGCAGATAAGTCAAAAGATAGAGAGCGCTGCCGATTGTATACTGTGCTGTGCATGTCAATCTTACTGTCCTCAGGTTCTTGAGAGTGTGTACGCCGGACCTCTGTTCTTCGCCAAGATATACAGGTTTATAGAAGACCCGAGGGAAAAAGAAAAAGAGCTAAGACTAAATCAGGCTGTTCAGATGGGACACCTCTATCACTGCCTTTCTTGCAACAAGTGCAACAACGTCTGTCCTAAAGAGGTAGAGCCGGCAACCCTCATAAGAAGGCTCATGCTCTATGCTGTGGACAATACTCCTGCTTCTCCTTAA
- a CDS encoding carbon monoxide dehydrogenase beta subunit family protein produces the protein MGRILPGPVGYMPTPAVFEGVELPPPGKALLYGEIVDEEVAMREAAKALLTRRNPTIFPGPLVLWGWNAAAMEKAKAVLELAMEIPNCRIIPMPDYRPKYPKIDPEAEINPNHPNLTILHNKIEVCIFVGVHCHYANLSLRMIRAGTNCFTIALCAEMGHEDAMVSLRDVHAEEIRKFKDVVVQVREEMGIKWEPKLPPENPSLPPENYETLSTLDYGEYAYLLIPRRGEQVTETE, from the coding sequence ATGGGTAGGATTCTACCTGGTCCGGTGGGTTACATGCCCACGCCTGCAGTTTTTGAAGGAGTAGAACTTCCACCACCAGGAAAGGCGTTGCTGTACGGTGAGATAGTAGATGAAGAGGTAGCTATGAGAGAGGCTGCAAAAGCCCTCCTTACACGTAGGAACCCGACCATCTTCCCAGGTCCGCTAGTACTCTGGGGATGGAACGCTGCAGCCATGGAAAAAGCAAAGGCTGTACTCGAGCTTGCCATGGAGATACCCAACTGCAGGATAATCCCAATGCCTGATTACAGGCCCAAGTATCCCAAGATAGACCCAGAGGCTGAGATAAACCCCAACCATCCCAACCTAACCATCCTCCACAACAAGATAGAGGTGTGCATATTTGTAGGTGTTCACTGTCACTACGCTAACCTATCCTTGAGGATGATAAGAGCAGGTACCAACTGCTTTACCATAGCACTGTGTGCAGAGATGGGTCACGAGGATGCCATGGTATCTCTTAGAGATGTCCATGCAGAGGAGATAAGGAAGTTTAAGGACGTCGTAGTCCAGGTCAGGGAGGAGATGGGTATAAAGTGGGAGCCAAAGCTTCCACCCGAGAATCCATCCCTACCGCCAGAGAACTATGAGACCTTGTCCACTCTTGACTATGGTGAGTATGCTTATCTTTTGATACCCAGAAGGGGTGAGCAAGTAACAGAAACCGAGTAA
- a CDS encoding transketolase C-terminal domain-containing protein gives MPEQRVVDADYLLLEAPRERKFITGAQAMAEAVKRANVDIAIAYPITPQSEVMHLVGDLWAQGYLRDYYRAEEEYGAMSAIAGAVRGGARAFSATSGPGLLRGLEAIASWPGHRIPAVLGVLTRVVNAPLSIQPDNVEIAYLLNCGMVVLHAENQQDVFDFTLAAFVISEKVDVYIPVAVCTEGFFVTHAKGYVNMTPEDMKLPPRDPYKAPVPPTDCEIPPARIQRDAPVQKSNFMSYLIHAVWQQEVWASNIRAMKYIYKYLGGPIEVVNPDAEVFIVASGCAAAQGREAVRYAQMEGLNVGLVKVKSIRPFPEKEIREVLKKAKAVIVPEHNIVGWLAKEVKAAIPDNDKVIGGPRVYGGMTLPVELIMEKIYDVFGIKKEKKVVV, from the coding sequence ATGCCAGAGCAAAGAGTTGTAGATGCAGATTATCTTCTTTTAGAGGCTCCAAGGGAACGTAAGTTTATAACGGGAGCCCAGGCTATGGCTGAGGCCGTCAAAAGGGCCAACGTGGATATAGCTATAGCCTATCCCATAACCCCACAGTCAGAGGTAATGCACCTTGTAGGAGATCTCTGGGCTCAGGGGTACCTGAGAGACTACTACAGGGCAGAGGAAGAGTACGGAGCCATGTCAGCCATAGCCGGCGCAGTCAGGGGTGGAGCCAGAGCCTTCTCGGCCACATCAGGACCTGGACTCTTGAGAGGTCTTGAAGCAATAGCTTCCTGGCCTGGTCACAGGATACCTGCAGTCCTCGGTGTCCTCACGAGAGTGGTAAACGCTCCTCTATCCATACAGCCAGACAACGTAGAGATAGCGTACCTTCTCAACTGTGGTATGGTAGTCCTGCACGCAGAAAACCAGCAAGACGTGTTTGATTTTACGCTGGCTGCTTTTGTTATATCTGAAAAGGTAGACGTCTACATCCCCGTGGCCGTATGTACAGAAGGCTTCTTTGTAACCCACGCAAAGGGTTACGTGAACATGACACCAGAGGACATGAAGCTACCACCAAGAGATCCATACAAGGCACCCGTACCACCCACAGACTGTGAAATACCGCCCGCCAGGATACAAAGGGATGCTCCCGTTCAGAAGTCCAACTTCATGAGCTACCTAATACACGCCGTATGGCAACAGGAAGTTTGGGCGTCAAACATAAGAGCCATGAAGTACATTTACAAGTACCTGGGTGGTCCCATAGAGGTGGTCAACCCCGATGCAGAGGTCTTTATAGTGGCTTCTGGTTGTGCCGCCGCTCAAGGAAGGGAAGCTGTAAGGTATGCCCAGATGGAAGGATTAAACGTAGGACTTGTTAAGGTTAAGTCCATAAGACCCTTCCCAGAGAAGGAAATAAGGGAAGTGCTCAAGAAGGCAAAAGCTGTTATAGTTCCAGAACACAACATAGTAGGATGGCTTGCAAAAGAGGTAAAGGCCGCCATACCCGACAACGACAAGGTGATAGGCGGTCCAAGGGTCTACGGTGGCATGACGCTGCCTGTAGAGCTCATAATGGAAAAGATCTACGATGTCTTTGGTATAAAGAAGGAGAAGAAGGTAGTAGTTTAA
- a CDS encoding thiamine pyrophosphate-dependent enzyme: MGLEYVRISPGFERYMPKDYVDLVKYGQFGRQVDVQQLGQFKELVEEHPMCAGCFMAYFIRVFYAALPNPEDTIVIGTAGCARLALSQAAVPFIYGNYGDTNAVASGLKRALSIRFPDKVKDVVVIAGDGGLIDIGFGMTMHSWFRKEKFTTIMVDNEVYGNTGGQESGMSPKGVQLKMAPKGKQFDKINAVELAKVAGCVYVAKLAPTNPKRIAKTIRRAILAARHFGPTFIHAYTSCNIEYSIPTEKVLEDARKREKQDFGFYEWMTDEVKEFFEEIEKAPQEVSS; encoded by the coding sequence ATGGGCTTGGAATACGTGAGGATTTCTCCAGGCTTTGAAAGATACATGCCTAAGGATTATGTAGACCTGGTCAAGTACGGCCAGTTCGGCAGGCAGGTGGACGTCCAGCAACTCGGACAGTTCAAGGAGCTCGTGGAAGAGCACCCTATGTGCGCCGGATGTTTCATGGCGTACTTCATAAGGGTCTTTTATGCAGCCCTACCCAACCCTGAGGACACCATAGTCATAGGAACGGCTGGATGTGCAAGACTTGCCCTGTCTCAGGCAGCAGTACCCTTCATCTACGGAAACTACGGAGACACCAACGCTGTAGCCTCTGGTCTTAAGAGGGCCCTAAGCATAAGGTTCCCCGATAAGGTAAAGGATGTGGTGGTAATAGCTGGAGACGGTGGACTCATAGACATAGGTTTTGGCATGACCATGCACTCTTGGTTTAGAAAGGAGAAGTTCACCACCATAATGGTGGACAACGAGGTGTACGGAAACACGGGCGGTCAGGAAAGTGGCATGTCCCCTAAGGGTGTGCAGCTCAAGATGGCTCCAAAAGGAAAGCAGTTTGACAAGATAAACGCCGTTGAGCTTGCAAAGGTAGCCGGATGCGTGTACGTGGCAAAGCTGGCCCCCACCAACCCCAAGAGAATAGCCAAGACCATAAGAAGGGCTATACTGGCGGCAAGGCACTTCGGTCCTACCTTCATACACGCTTACACTTCCTGTAACATAGAGTACTCTATACCTACGGAGAAAGTCCTTGAGGATGCAAGGAAGAGAGAAAAGCAGGACTTTGGTTTCTACGAGTGGATGACGGACGAAGTGAAAGAGTTCTTTGAAGAGATAGAGAAGGCTCCTCAGGAGGTAAGCTCATGA
- a CDS encoding 2-oxoacid:acceptor oxidoreductase family protein yields MKRYNIRIAGVGGQGVVTSAHILGNAMSAAGMYASLVPFFGSEKRMAPVEAYVRVSDQPIYEVGEVVYPNVIMIYHPQVITHGKSYTMPFYSGLKENGLVIINTDVDIIPEEDWVVLKELNVKVINFPATKLALDIAGTELATNMAMVGLFFGITKLVGIEHIEQAVRERFLGNTFVASGGTTALDSAIEKKFKKKMELLEKNMQVIKEAIRIAEEQGWVLEEPIKA; encoded by the coding sequence ATGAAAAGGTACAACATAAGGATAGCCGGCGTGGGTGGCCAGGGCGTGGTCACCTCCGCCCACATCCTCGGTAACGCTATGTCGGCGGCTGGTATGTATGCCAGCCTCGTTCCCTTTTTCGGTTCAGAGAAGAGGATGGCACCCGTAGAAGCCTACGTGAGGGTATCCGATCAACCCATCTATGAGGTGGGAGAGGTAGTCTATCCTAACGTGATAATGATCTATCACCCACAGGTCATAACCCACGGAAAGTCCTACACAATGCCCTTCTACTCAGGCCTAAAAGAGAACGGTCTGGTTATAATAAACACTGACGTAGACATAATACCTGAAGAGGATTGGGTAGTACTCAAAGAGCTCAACGTAAAGGTCATCAACTTCCCGGCCACAAAGCTCGCCCTTGATATAGCAGGTACTGAGCTTGCCACCAACATGGCTATGGTAGGTCTCTTCTTCGGTATAACCAAGCTTGTGGGTATAGAGCACATAGAGCAGGCCGTGAGGGAAAGGTTCCTCGGCAACACCTTCGTGGCATCTGGTGGTACCACAGCCCTTGACAGCGCCATAGAGAAGAAGTTCAAGAAGAAGATGGAACTCCTTGAAAAGAACATGCAGGTCATAAAGGAGGCCATCAGGATAGCAGAGGAGCAAGGTTGGGTCTTAGAAGAACCCATAAAGGCCTAA
- a CDS encoding ferredoxin oxidoreductase, producing MYYVADVNEPCCAKYNCKQCVLFCPEPNTLMYHEDKHVAWVNYSRCKGCAICVYVCSDLLKRNCIQMVMVTAGD from the coding sequence ATGTACTACGTGGCGGATGTAAACGAACCCTGTTGTGCCAAGTACAACTGTAAACAGTGCGTACTCTTCTGTCCTGAACCTAACACTTTGATGTACCATGAGGACAAGCACGTGGCATGGGTCAACTACTCAAGATGTAAGGGCTGTGCCATATGCGTCTACGTATGTTCTGACCTTCTTAAGAGAAACTGCATACAGATGGTCATGGTAACGGCAGGGGACTAA
- a CDS encoding CobW family GTP-binding protein — protein sequence MLPSFVVTGFLGSGKTTFLINSVRRHFEGRRVAIVVNELGEVGVDGKILQGIYSDVMEIAEGCICCSLHAEFQKALSEIKEKFNPEILFVETSGAAEPFPVMLSLQSLGCSVEGVACIVDSKNFLEYKDDPVAKHQIGSSNILILNKIDLVSQDQLKQVEDEVLNVWRQNQLRNYFTGEPLFRSPPRIYRASHGVVPKEVFEGVYPLEELTAIPHHHDHDHSHQRKDIVYIEEEIDYEKLMEILEDLTKKAIRVKGIVRVKDSPYPLIVNYSFGLLDISELNHYSGPSFLITINSGT from the coding sequence ATGCTCCCCTCTTTCGTCGTAACAGGTTTTTTAGGAAGCGGTAAGACTACCTTCTTGATCAACTCTGTCAGAAGACACTTTGAAGGCAGAAGAGTAGCCATAGTAGTAAACGAGCTAGGAGAGGTAGGCGTAGACGGAAAGATCCTACAGGGGATCTACTCGGATGTGATGGAGATAGCAGAGGGTTGCATATGCTGCTCTTTACATGCTGAGTTTCAAAAGGCCCTCAGTGAAATAAAAGAGAAGTTTAATCCCGAGATTCTCTTTGTGGAGACCTCCGGAGCCGCAGAACCCTTTCCAGTTATGTTAAGCTTGCAATCTCTTGGATGTTCTGTTGAAGGAGTAGCCTGCATAGTAGACAGCAAAAACTTTCTAGAGTACAAGGATGACCCTGTGGCAAAACACCAAATAGGAAGTTCTAACATCCTCATCCTAAACAAAATAGACTTGGTTTCTCAGGATCAGCTTAAGCAGGTAGAGGATGAAGTTCTTAATGTCTGGCGGCAGAACCAACTTAGAAACTACTTCACAGGTGAACCTCTTTTCAGAAGCCCTCCTAGAATTTACAGAGCTTCTCACGGCGTAGTGCCAAAAGAGGTGTTTGAAGGTGTCTACCCTTTGGAAGAACTTACAGCCATTCCCCATCATCATGATCATGACCATTCACACCAACGGAAGGACATCGTGTACATAGAAGAAGAGATAGACTACGAAAAACTAATGGAAATCCTGGAAGATCTAACGAAAAAGGCTATCCGTGTAAAGGGAATCGTACGTGTAAAGGATTCACCCTACCCCCTGATTGTAAACTACAGCTTCGGGCTTTTGGATATATCTGAGCTTAATCATTATTCAGGCCCGAGCTTTTTGATTACAATTAACTCAGGTACTTAG